One segment of Streptomyces sp. YIM 121038 DNA contains the following:
- a CDS encoding RNA polymerase sigma-70 factor, giving the protein MTDDPFVIHRSLLFTVVYEMLGSAADTEDVLQESWLRWADVDRPGVRDPRAYLVRLVTRQALNRLRTLSRSREDYVGEWLPEPLLTSPDVAEDVELADSVSVAMLTVLETLAPTERAVFVLREVFEVPYGEIAGAVGKSPAAVRQIARRAREHVAARRPRVRVSRSEQQAVVDRFLAALRTGHLQELMEVMAPDVVMIADGGGLVAAALTPIRGADAVAPLLARAHRVVTALDARPVWLNGAPAGRVAFDGAPAAVSLAVEHGRVTRIYVVRNPRKLTRLDEPAALAR; this is encoded by the coding sequence ATGACCGACGACCCCTTCGTCATCCACCGCAGCCTGCTGTTCACCGTCGTCTACGAGATGCTCGGCTCGGCGGCCGACACCGAGGACGTGCTCCAGGAGTCCTGGCTGCGGTGGGCCGACGTCGACCGCCCGGGGGTGCGTGACCCCCGGGCCTACCTCGTCCGGCTCGTCACGCGCCAGGCCCTCAACCGGCTGCGCACACTCTCGCGCAGCCGCGAGGACTACGTCGGCGAGTGGCTGCCGGAGCCGCTGCTCACCAGCCCCGACGTCGCCGAGGACGTCGAACTCGCCGACAGCGTCTCCGTCGCGATGCTGACCGTCCTGGAGACGCTCGCGCCCACGGAGCGGGCGGTGTTCGTCCTGCGCGAGGTCTTCGAGGTGCCGTACGGCGAGATCGCCGGGGCCGTCGGGAAGTCCCCGGCCGCGGTCCGGCAGATCGCGCGGCGGGCCCGCGAGCACGTGGCGGCCCGGCGCCCCCGGGTGCGGGTGAGCCGGTCGGAGCAGCAGGCCGTGGTGGACCGGTTCCTGGCCGCGCTGCGCACCGGGCACCTCCAGGAGCTGATGGAGGTGATGGCCCCGGACGTGGTCATGATCGCCGACGGCGGAGGCCTCGTCGCCGCCGCGCTGACCCCGATCCGCGGGGCGGACGCGGTAGCGCCCCTGCTCGCCCGCGCCCACCGGGTGGTCACCGCCCTCGACGCGCGGCCGGTCTGGCTCAACGGCGCCCCCGCGGGCCGCGTCGCCTTCGACGGCGCACCCGCCGCGGTGAGCCTCGCGGTGGAACACGGCCGGGTCACCCGGATCTACGTGGTCCGCAATCCGCGGAAGCTGACGCGCCTGGACGAACCGGCCGCACTCGCCCGGTAG
- a CDS encoding carboxymuconolactone decarboxylase family protein, translated as MALRIPKAELPAELTRNMIDQLGAVPENVEVVWHSPQVARDNLEFGSKVGAWDAADASLKSFAHMAVAALVGCGWCLDVGYFQAHNAQLDLAKASQVPRWRDAEVFTPLERDVMEYAEAMSSTPLTVTDELYAGLLGRLGPAAMVELTAFIAFVNLATRANVANGVESQGFSSACEIPLAARPQRSGAASAS; from the coding sequence ATGGCCCTGCGCATCCCGAAGGCCGAGCTCCCCGCCGAGCTCACCCGGAACATGATCGACCAGCTCGGGGCCGTGCCCGAGAACGTCGAAGTCGTCTGGCACAGCCCCCAGGTCGCCCGGGACAACCTGGAGTTCGGCAGCAAGGTCGGCGCCTGGGACGCGGCCGACGCGAGCCTCAAGTCGTTCGCGCACATGGCCGTCGCGGCCCTCGTCGGGTGCGGCTGGTGCCTGGACGTCGGCTACTTCCAGGCGCACAACGCCCAGCTGGACCTGGCCAAGGCGAGCCAGGTGCCGCGCTGGCGCGACGCGGAGGTCTTCACCCCGCTGGAGCGGGACGTCATGGAGTACGCCGAGGCCATGAGCAGCACACCGCTGACCGTCACCGACGAGCTGTACGCGGGCCTGCTCGGGCGGCTCGGCCCGGCGGCGATGGTCGAACTCACCGCGTTCATCGCCTTCGTCAACCTGGCGACCCGCGCCAACGTGGCGAACGGGGTGGAGTCGCAGGGCTTCTCGTCCGCCTGCGAGATCCCCCTGGCGGCTCGTCCGCAGCGGTCCGGCGCGGCCTCCGCGTCATGA
- a CDS encoding acyl-CoA synthetase — MEYNLADLFESVVDAVPDREALVHLDHPGTGAERRLTYAELDAAANRVAHHLIDSGLTPGEHLGLHLYNGVEYLQTVLGCLKARLVPVNVNYRYVEEELAYLYRDADLAALVFDAEFAGRVAAALPRAPGLRHLIRVGEAAAAGPRAVPFAEAEASGSPARGFAPRSADDLFIIYTGGTTGMPKGVMWRQEDLFFSGLGGGAPTGEPVTRPEEVAERVATGGDGITFFPTPPLMHGTSTLTAFICFHFGQRLVIHRRFAPEEVLRTIERERVTSVSLVGDAMLRPLIDALTGPCAGTDLSSLFSVSSSGAIMSETVRAQFARLAPNVMLLNNFGSSESGFNGTATDDSGPERGFRIQVNSRTQVVDLVTHEPVAVGEPGRIAQRGHVPLGYYNDPVKTAETFFQRGDERWVLLGDMATVDTEGIVTVLGRGSQCINTGGEKVYPEEVEQALKSHPDVYDALVAGVPDERWGTRVAAVVQLRAGAAPLDLDTLQTHCRARLAGYKIPRSAVFTDHIQRSPSGKADYRWARKVAARS, encoded by the coding sequence GTGGAGTACAACCTTGCCGACCTGTTCGAGTCAGTCGTCGACGCGGTGCCGGACCGCGAGGCGCTCGTGCATCTGGACCACCCGGGCACCGGGGCCGAGCGCCGTCTGACGTACGCGGAGCTCGACGCGGCCGCCAACCGCGTCGCCCACCACCTGATCGACAGCGGCCTCACCCCCGGCGAGCACCTCGGCCTGCATCTGTACAACGGCGTGGAGTACCTCCAGACGGTCCTCGGCTGCCTCAAGGCCCGCCTGGTGCCGGTGAACGTCAACTACCGCTACGTCGAGGAGGAGTTGGCCTATCTCTACCGGGACGCGGACCTGGCGGCGCTCGTCTTCGACGCGGAGTTCGCCGGGCGGGTGGCGGCGGCGCTCCCCCGCGCGCCCGGGCTGCGGCATCTGATCCGGGTCGGCGAGGCCGCCGCGGCCGGACCGCGGGCGGTGCCCTTCGCCGAGGCGGAGGCGTCCGGCTCGCCCGCGCGCGGCTTCGCACCGCGCTCCGCGGACGACCTGTTCATCATCTACACCGGCGGCACGACCGGCATGCCCAAGGGCGTGATGTGGCGCCAGGAGGACCTGTTCTTCTCCGGGCTCGGCGGCGGAGCGCCGACGGGCGAGCCGGTCACCCGGCCCGAGGAGGTGGCCGAGCGGGTGGCGACGGGCGGCGACGGCATCACGTTCTTCCCGACGCCCCCGCTCATGCACGGCACCTCGACGCTGACCGCCTTCATCTGCTTCCACTTCGGCCAACGCCTGGTCATCCACCGCAGGTTCGCCCCCGAAGAGGTGCTGCGCACCATCGAGCGCGAGCGGGTCACCAGCGTCTCCCTGGTGGGCGACGCGATGCTGCGGCCCCTGATCGACGCGCTGACCGGGCCTTGCGCGGGCACGGACCTGTCCTCCCTGTTCAGCGTCTCCTCCTCCGGCGCGATCATGTCGGAGACGGTCCGCGCCCAGTTCGCGCGGCTCGCCCCGAACGTCATGCTCCTCAACAACTTCGGCTCGTCCGAGTCCGGCTTCAACGGCACCGCCACGGACGACTCGGGGCCCGAGCGCGGCTTCCGCATCCAGGTCAACTCCCGTACGCAGGTGGTGGACCTGGTGACCCACGAGCCGGTCGCCGTCGGCGAGCCCGGCCGCATCGCCCAGCGCGGCCACGTCCCGCTCGGCTACTACAACGACCCCGTGAAGACCGCCGAGACCTTCTTCCAGCGCGGCGACGAGCGCTGGGTCCTGCTCGGCGACATGGCCACGGTCGACACCGAGGGCATCGTCACGGTCCTCGGACGCGGCTCGCAGTGCATCAACACCGGCGGTGAGAAGGTGTACCCCGAAGAGGTCGAGCAGGCCCTGAAGTCCCATCCCGACGTGTACGACGCGCTGGTCGCCGGGGTGCCCGACGAGCGCTGGGGCACCCGGGTCGCCGCCGTCGTCCAGCTCCGCGCCGGCGCCGCGCCGCTGGATCTGGACACCCTCCAGACCCACTGCCGTGCCCGCCTCGCGGGCTACAAGATCCCGCGCTCCGCGGTGTTCACCGACCACATCCAGCGCTCGCCCAGCGGCAAGGCGGACTACCGGTGGGCCCGGAAGGTGGCGGCGCGGTCCTGA
- a CDS encoding crotonase/enoyl-CoA hydratase family protein, with translation MGGTEHLSVRREGATLVLTLNRPEARNALSLPMLVGLYDGWLAADAEDGVRSVVLTGAGGAFCAGMDLKALAGKGMEGAEDAACRARLAADPDLHWKAMLRHHRPRKPVLAAVEGPCVAGGTEILQGTDIRVAGESATFGLFEVRRGLFPIGGSTVRLQRQIPRTHALEMLLTGRPYTAREAADVGLIGHVVPDGTALERALAIAERINACGPLAVEAVKASVYETADLSEADGLAAELKRGWPVFDTADAKEGARAFAEKRPPVYRRA, from the coding sequence ATGGGTGGCACGGAACATCTCTCCGTGCGGCGCGAAGGCGCCACACTGGTGCTCACATTGAACCGGCCCGAAGCCAGGAACGCGCTCTCGCTGCCGATGCTCGTGGGCCTGTACGACGGCTGGCTGGCCGCCGACGCGGAGGACGGCGTGCGGTCCGTCGTCCTCACCGGGGCGGGCGGGGCGTTCTGCGCGGGCATGGACCTGAAGGCCCTGGCGGGCAAGGGGATGGAGGGCGCCGAGGACGCGGCGTGCCGCGCGCGCCTCGCGGCGGATCCCGATCTGCACTGGAAGGCGATGCTGCGCCACCACCGGCCGCGCAAACCCGTCCTGGCCGCCGTCGAAGGGCCCTGCGTGGCCGGCGGCACCGAGATCCTCCAGGGCACCGACATCCGCGTGGCGGGGGAGTCCGCGACCTTCGGGCTCTTCGAGGTCAGGCGCGGGCTCTTCCCCATCGGCGGCTCCACGGTGCGCCTCCAGCGGCAGATCCCGCGCACCCACGCCCTGGAGATGCTGCTCACCGGCCGCCCGTACACCGCGCGGGAGGCCGCCGACGTGGGCCTCATCGGCCACGTCGTGCCGGACGGCACCGCCCTGGAGCGGGCCCTCGCCATCGCCGAGCGGATCAACGCCTGCGGCCCCCTCGCCGTCGAGGCGGTCAAGGCCTCCGTCTACGAGACCGCCGACCTGAGCGAGGCCGACGGGCTCGCCGCCGAACTCAAGCGCGGCTGGCCCGTCTTCGACACCGCCGACGCCAAGGAAGGCGCCCGCGCCTTCGCCGAGAAGCGCCCGCCCGTCTACCGGCGGGCCTGA
- a CDS encoding OB-fold nucleic acid binding domain-containing protein, which translates to MPDALSAPMVVEFPFTRSLGPVQSAFLTGLRARTVLGVRTTAGRVLVPPVEYDPETAEEIRDLVEVAATGTVTTWAWNPAPRRGQPLDTPFAWVLVRLDGADTALLHALDAAGPDAVRTGLRVRVRWAAERTGAITDIACFEPCEEGPTDHQVTAHGGAFAGDAVTGIVAPARLDYTYTPGRAQTGYLAALAERRTVGERCPRCSKVYVPPRGACPTCGVATAEQVEVGPRGTVTTFCVVNIKAKNLEIEVPYVYAHIALDGADLALHGRIGGIPYDQVRMGLRVEPVWSEDGRHPDHYRPTGEPDADYDTYKELL; encoded by the coding sequence GTGCCCGACGCGCTCAGCGCCCCCATGGTCGTGGAGTTCCCCTTCACCCGCTCCCTCGGCCCCGTCCAGTCCGCCTTCCTCACCGGCCTGCGCGCCCGCACCGTGCTCGGCGTGCGCACCACCGCGGGCCGGGTGCTCGTCCCGCCCGTCGAGTACGACCCCGAGACCGCCGAGGAGATCCGGGACCTGGTCGAGGTCGCCGCCACCGGCACCGTCACCACCTGGGCCTGGAACCCCGCGCCCCGGCGCGGCCAGCCCCTGGACACCCCCTTCGCCTGGGTCCTCGTCCGCCTCGACGGGGCCGACACCGCGCTCCTCCACGCCCTGGACGCGGCGGGGCCCGACGCCGTCCGCACCGGTCTGCGCGTGCGCGTCCGCTGGGCCGCTGAACGCACCGGCGCCATCACGGACATCGCCTGCTTCGAACCCTGCGAGGAAGGCCCGACGGATCATCAGGTCACCGCGCACGGCGGAGCGTTCGCGGGCGACGCCGTGACCGGGATCGTCGCCCCCGCCCGCCTCGACTACACCTACACCCCGGGCCGCGCCCAGACCGGCTATCTGGCCGCCCTGGCCGAGCGCCGCACCGTCGGCGAGCGCTGCCCGCGCTGCAGCAAGGTGTACGTGCCGCCGCGCGGCGCCTGCCCCACCTGCGGGGTCGCCACCGCCGAGCAGGTGGAGGTCGGGCCGCGCGGCACCGTCACCACCTTCTGCGTGGTCAACATCAAGGCCAAGAACCTCGAGATCGAGGTGCCCTACGTGTACGCGCACATCGCCCTGGACGGCGCCGACCTCGCCCTGCACGGACGCATCGGCGGCATCCCCTACGACCAGGTCCGCATGGGGCTGCGCGTCGAACCGGTGTGGTCCGAGGACGGGCGCCACCCCGACCACTACCGGCCGACCGGCGAGCCCGACGCCGACTACGACACGTACAAGGAGCTGCTGTGA